Part of the Fusarium musae strain F31 chromosome 3, whole genome shotgun sequence genome, TGATATGTCTTAACTCCACACGGGAGAAACCAAATACAGAAGCGGAACAGCCATTGAGGATACAGGAACAGGAAGACTTCCCTCGCACACATGTGTGAAATTGTTGGCTTCCCCACACAAGCATGAGGCTCCTTGAAACTTGGCATGCAGTAGTTACAACAAGAATCCCACGCACATGGTCTCGATGAGCAACCACCTCGGTTGGAATCGTCAAAATCGGTTTAGGTTCTTGAGGTTCTGCACGATGAGAACGAGAGAAGAGATAATATCTCACCGGGGAGGCGGGATGATCCTAGTACAGGCCAGGGGTATCCTTGGAAAAAGGCTGAGCAAACAAAGAGCTTACAGGACTCGAGGCAATATTCGAAGCACAAGCTGAATACAAGAGAATATGAGAAGTGACTGTCACGTAACTAATGGCTCAATCTCGGTTAGTACACAATAAGATAACGTTGGAGCTAGTGACACGGGACAAGTATGCCACTGGTACGGGAACTAACCTTGGACTAACGTACCCGTTAGACAAGACATCACTTAACATTGATATTCACGCAACGGTATCTTCAACACTAAAATAATCAAGACTCTTATTTGACTGAAATCCACTCTGCACAAATTTCCCGCAGAACTTGTCGCGGCAGGCAAGCCAAACCAACTCTCTGCGGCGAGCCAATTATGCAGGAGTATGGCACAGCATCTGATCTATCAGATTCGCGAGCCCCAACACTTCACCGGGATTGGCAGTAATACGGAGATAACAATAAGCGACCCCCATGCTCTAATTCTGGTTTGCGACCCTGTTGTAACAACTGATATTTGACATATTATGCAAAAGCGAGCAAACATCTTCCCCCCCGTGATTGGATCTGCAGATTGTCTCCGTTGTGGCTCGCTCAGCGTATGATTGTGATGGCATTGATCGTCCCCATTgttttctctcctctcacagTCGGGATATTCTCATGCCCTCGATTGGATTCGCTACTCGGGCGATTTTGCAGCCCCGTTTTCAACGTTGCTTTTTTTCTGCCGTTGTTTCGAGTCCAACAGTCCAACGGCTTCGGTCTCTCCCGAGGCCAATCCTTTCCCCACGATGAAATAtccttccttctttttctttctttgtgaTACTTGAAATCCTTCGCCCAGTTTCTTTGAGATGTGACAGATGCCTGAGAGAACGAGGCTATGTTATGAGAGAATTTGTTTGCCTGCCGGTTTGGTTATTTTCGTATTTGTGTGTCAGGGTTTGTCCTTGGATACATATAAGACGCATGAATGTGCCTGTTAAAGCAGAGTGAGACAAACTTGTTGGTTATCGATGCGAATATGGCTGCTGCTACGCCTTCTCCTGAGTATCTCGCCGAGACGCGTGGCCCGATGATTCGGACTGTTACGTGGCTCTCTGTGATCTTTCCCATTCTTTTTGTTGGACTTAGAGTGTACACGAGATTGTTTGTGCGAAAGGTCTTTGGTCTTGATGACTGGGTCATTGTTATCTCTCTGGTAAGAAGCCAaacttcctcgacatcctACTTACTGACAAATATGGGTTGCAACaggttcttctcatctgctATGGCGCCATCATCGAAGCTGCCGTTCAGAAAGGTCTCGGTCGACACGTCGAATGGGTTCTCACCTTTGCTCCCCAAGATGCCGTCCCGGTCGCATTGCTCGGCCAAGTCTCACAGCCCTTTGTGGTCATGTCGTGTGCCTTGGGCAAGACATCCTTCTCGATCAGCCTCATGCGACTAGCCGCACAGCGATTCATCCATCGGTTCCTCTGGTTCATCGTCGTCACTATGCTTACACTTCACATCCTCATCTCTATTATTGTCTTTGTGCACTGTGAAGATCCCCGAACAACATGGAACCCGGCTATCGTGAGCAAGTGTTGGCATCCTAATTCCTACCTTGGAGTTTTGTACTTCATCGGCGGTAAGTCTGCTCCACACGCATGGTTTTGTCTAATACTAACATCATCAAGCTTACTCTGCCGTGACCGATTTCATCCTCGCGCTTCTTCCTTGGGCTATGCTCTGGAACTTGAacatgaagaacaaggaaaAGTTCGGTGTAGCTTTCGCCATGAGTCTTGGTGTCTTGTACGTTCTCGTCCCCTATGATCATCGTCTCTTACTAACTCCTCTAGCGCCGGAGCTATCGCAGTTATTAAATGCACAAAGCTCAAAGCCAACGCAACAAGCACCGATCCTACCTACGACGTCGGTGAACTTCTCTTCACTGCATGCGCTGAGAATGCACTCATTATCATGGCTGCTTGTATACCTACCCTTCGACCCATGCTTCGCAAGGTCTTTCCTTCATCAGCCAAGTCAAGCGAGAACTCGCATCGTTTGAAGAACATGAACAACATCATGTTCGttcccaagaacaaggctgGTCAATGGAGTGCTTTGATTGAGACTGAGGCTCATCCGGATCACAACTCTGACAACCAGAGTGACAAGAGTATTCTCAAGGAACATCGTGGTACTATGAATGGTCAGGACAATGCTGGGCCAGCTGGTGGACCAGCTAGTCCAGCACTATCACCCCATATCAGAAAAACAATGTCGGTAAATGTGTCGTATGACAGGAGTAACAGTATGTAAGTGGGAATAGGGCAAATAGGTAGATTAGATACAGCGACCCTAAGCTAGGTACCTTGAATAACCTGTGCAAGTCAAACGCCAGAAGTTCCCGTGAAAATGTTAGCGACCTTTTTGATCTGGTCTAAAGGGTCTGGGTAGGCCTGTTCTTGGCATTACACACAGATCACTAACAGGGGACCAAATCTGTGCTTATGCGATATGTTAGTGGAAGTCGCCGACCTCgaactcaacaacaaaaACATGCAGTCAAGGTCTTACCGCAAGTAGTTCAATTGTATTTTGAAATCACAAACAATTACAAGAATTCAATCGCATCTGCCTCGCACCTCGCGCAATTGACCGAAACCGGAACATCTATATCAGGTGACGATGACTCATCGTACGATAAccaaagccaagccaagtctTTATTGGTTTCTCCCTCGCAAGAAGGGTCATGCCTTTTGCAGAGCCACAAGCTGGAGTCCAGTGATTGGCTATCTTGcatttctcaaccttggcctcATATTCGCGACTCACTTAGATTTGCGGCACAGTCAATAATTCTGGCCAGGCTGGGAACTAATATTGTGCAGAAGCAAATACCGATGGCATAAATAAGAGGGAGATTGCCTCGGTTTCGTTTGTATTAGCTATAGCCATAATACAACTAAAAATGTCATGTCTTGGAAAATTACCGAAATCTGGCCCCGACTTGGGGATTCACCTCGACGGTGATACATATCTTCCTGGTGATAACATCACAGGACTGGTATATCGAAAAGCGCATATCGTGAGCCCAGACTCATCACTCACTGTATCCATGATCGGAACATCGAAAGCAAGCCAACAGGTCAAGGATAGAAAAGGTGATTATACATGGGGGGTAACGCTACTTGACCATTGCCAGACCATATTTAGGGGGCCTTTGCATATCGAGAACGGGGTTCATAAGGAGTGGACATTTAGTATACCTGTTCCGCTATATACCGACCCAAAAGTCAACAATGTCAGACAAACCTTAAGCTTTGTTCCTCCGGATACTACAGACCACGAACTGCCTCCGTCCTATATCCTCGGCGAcggaggagaaaagagagagtcGGCGTGCATCCAGTATATCATCGAAGCCAAACTTACAGCTGAAGTTCATGGAAGAACCGAAGCCTTTGAGGCTATATGCCCTTTCAAGATCATACAATTGACGCAAGATGCTCCTATCGCAAACTTCGGATCCAGACGAATTCGCTATCCACGAAAAGCCTCAAGTCAGATGCTTGTGCCAGGATCTGAAAATGTGAGATTGTCTTCGCTACAAAAGATCAGGAAGCACTTCTTTTCATCAGACCCTGACCTAGCATTTGACGTTTTTGTTGACGTCCCAAGGATCATCCAACTTGACAACCCAACGCCTATACCGATCAAGTTTCTTGTGGCACCAAACTGGCAAAAGACAAGCCCTGCAATTCAAGGTGTTGTACAAGAGGTCAAACTTACAACTGTACACATTTGGATAGTCACAGAAACATCACTCAACGGAAGCTTTGGAGGACGAAGAACAGAAATTGACCTTGGGGTTGTCCAAGCTCTCAACAAACTCAAGATGAATCTTCGAATACCCTTCACACGACAATGGGAGCCTATCGATGTCGGAGAATTGTCAGGCCTGCGGATAGGTCTAAAGAATACAGGATTTCCGCAAGAATGGAGTTTTGCACAGACGGGGTTTACGCACTCATTTTGTACATATAATATCATGGTTACGCATGGAATTGCATGGTGGATTCAGGGTGAGATTGCGGGAGTCGGGTTTGATGTGGGTGGGGAGGCGGATTTGTTGATACTAAGACCCAGTGATGATCGAGTACGGCCTGAGGCGACGGAGGGTGGAAGTAGTAGGGCGACAGagactgaggctgaggtACAACATGATGAATCGTGGATCAGGCCACCTGTGGAAGAGGCCGTACCGGCATACAGAAGGACCGACGGTACTTGAGTATCGATTTATTTGCGGTCTAATAAGCTCTAGTGGCGTAAAGGTTTAATTCTTGATATACCTATGAATTTAACAAGTCCCATCTAAGCCAAACGGACCTCTATGTCAATGTTATAAGAGGGAGAAGCACCCGTACACTCACTCGTGAAATCCACTCCCGCCTGCACAAGCACCAGTCGTGAAGAGCACGTCCAAAACTCAGCAATCTGATCATCCCCCCAGAAGCACTGAAGGCCCAGGGGGTACGAAGTCGCTGGGATAATCTTACAGATCAAAGAGTTCGCCGCATTAGCTGTTGCTTCCTCAGTTGACATGAAGCGCACATAGTTGTCCGAGCTTCCGTTGACATTAGAGTAAGCGGCCTTTCCGTTCGAACTTCCGGGTCCGTTGACGACTTTAAATTCTCCTGTGTGATGGTTGAGTGTGAAGGTTAGATCGGTGTCAACGTCAGCTGTGAAGTTGAGGAAGTATTTTCCAGTGCCGATTTGGTTCTCTAGATGGACGAAACCAACACCCCCGAGGGAGGCGAGGTCAGGATCACCGCTGTCGTGTGCGATGAGGAGAATCGTTTGTAGTGGATCAGctgccttggtcttggtggcaaTGATGTTATTCTTTAATTGTGTCCCAACAACTTTACTGATCTTCTCGGTGGAATAAGTCTGCCGAACAATCTCTGTCTTGGCTGTTTTGGTGGCGTAGGCCGTGGCGATAGCTGTCTTGATCCTACTCCTCTGTGCAATAATAATCTTATGAATGACTGAAACAATCTTCGTTTGGGGAAGGGTAATAGTCTTACTGGTAACACCAACACGCAAACATGCAGACGAGTACTTAGCCGAGTTGCTGCACGCGCTGTTGGCGTAAGAAGGGATGACAGGGGCATTAGCTGCTCGCTTCCTGAATGGTGAGCTGACATTCTCGGCAGTCGTTGTGAATGTCTTTGTGGTCTGCTGAATAACTGTCTTGGTACCATCCATTGCCACAGTTGTAGTGACATCGATCATAACACTCTGCACGACAGAGTTGGTTCTTGTGGCCGTGACAAGCTGGGTGTTGATTGCCGTTACGGATTTCCTGACTGTCGGTATGCTTGTTACAGTCTTTGTCCTATAGATAGTCCTGGTGTGTCATCATTAGCTGTTGTGACACTACGTAGACAGAAGTCGTTAGCCCTACACTTTCTTGGGTGTCGCGGTGGTATATAGATAAGCCTTGCAGTCGGGTACATATGTTTTACTTGAAACTGCGGTAACGGCTAGTTCAAGAGTCAGTTGTTGATTTAcaggtattaattataaaacaCGACATACCATTTAAGCAAGAATCAGAGTTCATAGTCAGGGCCTGAGCACTTGACAAGGCCATGGCCAAAGCCACGAAAGATTGTGAGAACCTCATTTTTTCAATACTAACCGGCCCAATTTTCGCAAAAGGGGGAGCAGAGGAGAAAACCGTCATCGAGTTGTAGCAGACTGCATAGTTAAATATTTCTATCCCTTGCCGCAATTCCGGTTGTATGAGTGATAGATCGGTCGAAACTAACCAGACATGTCTGAGCCTTGTTTGAAGTCGTCGCTGCTAACTTCACTTGGCTACACTGAGCAACAAAGAACTAAGAATAGGTAGGCTAAGGTATTCTAAACTATCTAGTTAAAAACGCTTTCATTTTTCCCGACAACACTATCGATCATTATGCTATTTGGAGTTAACCCTGCCCTGATAGGTCTGGCCCCAGAATCGCTATCACGAGCTACATACCTTTCAGTCCGAGGCCTCGTTCAGCCGATTTCTTTTCTCGCCCCGAGCTTCAAGAATgctttttatcttattattcaGATGCACTCCATCCATGTATCTTGCCTCCGAGCTTATTTCCCTCAGTTCCGGAG contains:
- a CDS encoding hypothetical protein (EggNog:ENOG41) — protein: MAAATPSPEYLAETRGPMIRTVTWLSVIFPILFVGLRVYTRLFVRKVFGLDDWVIVISLVLLICYGAIIEAAVQKGLGRHVEWVLTFAPQDAVPVALLGQVSQPFVVMSCALGKTSFSISLMRLAAQRFIHRFLWFIVVTMLTLHILISIIVFVHCEDPRTTWNPAIVSKCWHPNSYLGVLYFIGAYSAVTDFILALLPWAMLWNLNMKNKEKFGVAFAMSLGVFAGAIAVIKCTKLKANATSTDPTYDVGELLFTACAENALIIMAACIPTLRPMLRKVFPSSAKSSENSHRLKNMNNIMFVPKNKAGQWSALIETEAHPDHNSDNQSDKSILKEHRGTMNGQDNAGPAGGPASPALSPHIRKTMSVNVSYDRSNSM